One Heterodontus francisci isolate sHetFra1 chromosome 37, sHetFra1.hap1, whole genome shotgun sequence genomic window carries:
- the her9 gene encoding hairy-related 9: MPADTMEKSSISPTVGSSATSPQTPDKPKSASENRKSSKPIMEKRRRARINESLSQLKTLILDALKKDSSRHSKLEKADILEMTVKHLRNLQRIQMTAALTADPTVLGKYRAGFNECMNEVTRFLSSCEGVNTDVRTRLLSHLSSCLGHMVAMNYTQPPANPVSVPGGHLSQPLHVQLPATVPANGGVGISCKLSPAEAASPKVYGGFQLVPATDGHFAFLIPNPSFASSSGQITAGPVIPLYANANLPVTLNSATGPPSSKLGSPVQGMTSVSFGPNISGVSQTHSPLGVSTGPDNSESVWRPW, encoded by the exons ATGCCAGCTGACACGATGGAGAAATCTTCTATTTCCCCCACTGTTGGTTCTTCTGCAACCTCTCCGCAGACTCCGGATAAACCAAAAAGCGCAAGTGAAAACAGAAAG TCTTCCAAACCTATCATGGAAAAACGGCGCAGGGCGAGAATCAACGAGAGTCTGAGTCAACTTAAAACTTTGATCCTTGATGCGCTGAAAAAAGAT agttccagacaCTCCAAGTTGGAGAAAGCGGACATTCTTGAAATGACAGTGAAACACCTTCGGAATCTCCAGCGTATACAGATGACTG CAGCTTTGACTGCAGATCCAACGGTCCTGGGCAAATACAGAGCGGGATTTAACGAGTGCATGAATGAAGTGACTCGTTTCCTCTCCAGCTGCGAAGGGGTTAACACCGATGTCAGAACCCGGCTCTTAAGCCACTTGTCGAGCTGCCTGGGCCACATGGTGGCCATGAATTACACTCAGCCTCCTGCCAATCCTGTATCCGTGCCAGGAGGCCACCTCTCACAGCCTCTGCATGTCCAACTTCCAGCCACGGTCCCGGCCAACGGTGGGGTCGGCATATCCTGCAAACTGAGTCCAGCTGAAGCTGCCTCCCCCAAGGTGTACGGGGGCTTTCAGCTGGTGCCTGCCACAGACGGACACTTCGCCTTCTTGATCCCCAACCCGTCCTTTGCATCCTCCAGCGGACAGATCACAGCCGGCCCTGTTATCCCCCTGTACGCCAATGCAAACCTCCCGGTGACACTCAACTCGGCAACGGGGCCCCCGAGCTCCAAACTTGGATCCCCAGTCCAAGGAATGACATCGGTTTCATTCGGGCCAAACATCTCCGGAGTTTCCCAGACTCACAGCCCGCTGGGGGTGAGCACAGGTCCGGACAACTCCGAGTCAGTCTGGAGACCCTGGTGA